In a single window of the Candidatus Krumholzibacteriia bacterium genome:
- the nrfD gene encoding polysulfide reductase NrfD produces MANIENRIEDPTRPVTLVTGGLSTADVTETVCSIVENPMPKLWYTLITLSAPLAGVLMGLIGYLIFVGTGIWGNNNTVYWGFPIVNLVFWIGIGHAGTLISAILFLFRQKWRTGINRFAETMTIFAVICAGIWPGIHVGRIWVIHFIFPLPYSQAVWPNFRSPLVWDVFAIGTYMIVSILFWSMGLIPDFATLRDRAKTTISRRVYGVLAAGWRGGNRQWHRYEKAYLLLAGLATPLVLSVHSVVSFDFATSQLPGWHTTIFPPYFVAGAVFGGFAMVMTIVIPARKWLKLENIITPHHLDMMAKILLATGSMVGYAYAMEFFIAWYGGNPLEMFTFVNRAFGPMAWAYWIMVSCNVLIPQIFWVKKLRHNILIMWIVAVCVNIGMWFERFVIIVTSLTRDFLPSSWAMFKPTWVDITMLAGSLGLFATLFLLFLRFAPIVSMAELKTVMPEAEGTNGTRRAQADFHGSIPHQIEERKAEEERLDS; encoded by the coding sequence TTGCTCCATCGTGGAGAATCCCATGCCGAAACTCTGGTACACCCTGATTACTCTATCGGCTCCGCTGGCCGGGGTTCTGATGGGACTGATTGGCTACCTGATTTTTGTGGGAACCGGAATCTGGGGAAACAACAATACGGTCTACTGGGGATTCCCCATTGTCAATCTGGTCTTCTGGATCGGAATCGGGCATGCGGGAACCCTGATCAGTGCGATCCTCTTTCTCTTCCGCCAGAAGTGGCGCACGGGGATCAATCGTTTTGCGGAAACGATGACCATCTTTGCCGTGATCTGTGCCGGTATCTGGCCGGGGATCCATGTCGGACGGATCTGGGTCATTCACTTTATCTTTCCCCTGCCCTATTCTCAGGCGGTCTGGCCCAACTTCCGCAGCCCCCTGGTCTGGGACGTGTTTGCTATCGGCACGTACATGATTGTCTCCATCCTGTTCTGGAGCATGGGGTTGATTCCCGACTTCGCCACTCTTCGGGATCGAGCAAAGACGACCATTTCCCGTCGCGTCTACGGGGTTCTCGCTGCTGGATGGCGTGGCGGGAATCGCCAGTGGCACCGCTATGAAAAGGCCTATCTGCTTCTGGCAGGACTTGCGACTCCCCTGGTTCTTTCCGTCCACTCGGTAGTCAGTTTTGACTTTGCCACCAGTCAGCTCCCCGGATGGCACACCACCATTTTCCCGCCCTACTTTGTTGCCGGTGCGGTTTTCGGCGGTTTTGCCATGGTGATGACCATCGTTATTCCTGCCCGGAAATGGCTGAAGCTGGAAAATATCATCACCCCGCATCATCTGGATATGATGGCCAAGATCCTTCTCGCGACGGGGTCAATGGTGGGCTACGCCTACGCGATGGAGTTCTTCATCGCCTGGTACGGGGGCAATCCCCTGGAGATGTTTACCTTTGTGAACCGTGCCTTTGGGCCCATGGCCTGGGCATACTGGATCATGGTCAGCTGTAATGTCCTGATCCCCCAGATCTTCTGGGTGAAGAAACTCCGTCACAATATCCTGATCATGTGGATCGTTGCAGTCTGCGTGAACATCGGCATGTGGTTCGAGCGTTTTGTGATCATTGTGACCTCGCTGACCCGTGACTTTCTGCCTTCCTCCTGGGCAATGTTCAAACCGACCTGGGTGGACATCACCATGTTGGCCGGCAGCCTTGGTCTCTTTGCAACACTCTTCCTGCTTTTCCTGCGCTTTGCCCCCATTGTTTCCATGGCGGAATTGAAGACCGTGATGCCTGAAGCGGAGGGGACTAATGGAACACGCCGGGCGCAAGCCGACTTTCACGGCTCGATTCCTCACCAGATTGAGGAGCGCAAGGCCGAGGAAGAGAGGCTGGACTCATGA